A genome region from Gossypium hirsutum isolate 1008001.06 chromosome A04, Gossypium_hirsutum_v2.1, whole genome shotgun sequence includes the following:
- the LOC107952653 gene encoding IQ domain-containing protein IQM6 — MESYGFNHTPDTDKESKVFALPESCKNVNDNNILQTSNSLSENVNDNNVLQTSNSRSEKESHSDFSELRRQQYQAALKLQKVYRSFRTRRQLADCAVVAEQQWWKLLDFVELKRSSISFFEIEKPESAVSRWFRARKRAAKVGKGISKDEKARKLALQHWLEAIDPRHRYGHNLQFYYAKWLHCESKQPFFYWLDIGEGKEVHVENCPRSKLQHQCIKYLGPTERENFEVVIRSEKLVYKMSEILLDTTGGPEDVKWIFVLSVSKKLYVGLKKKGTFQHSSFLAGGATLSAGRLVVENGVVKAIWPHSGHYLPTEENFQEFISFLREHNVDLTNVKKSPYEEEETNSKKNNSVRSNEATVGGSQQQTEATNNESSGQENSGTRKEDPTDTAPNVANKLTLRLSRVFLSKLSKLRIQKIHDVIGMIKTKTSSPSRRLERQALSPSTEDGYETAEEILPEEEFLCTKINLFGEEDDEEDRKPIPKEKIMKRVDSHKGLKSYQLAQQLSSKWSTGAGPRISCMRDYPSELQFRVLEQAYLTPRSRNVNASPRTTSRFSPPVLTSTSLCK, encoded by the exons ATGGAGTCGTATGGTTTTAACCATACTCCTGACACCGATAAGGAAAGTAAGGTGTTTGCTTTACCCGAGAGCTGTAAGAATGTGAATGACAATAACATATTGCAAACATCAAATAGCTTGTCAGAGAATGTGAATGACAATAACGTATTGCAAACATCAAATAGCCGGTCAGAGAAAGAGTCCCATTCAGACTTCTCAGAGCTAAGAAGGCAGCAATATCAGGCAGCATTGAAGTTGCAAAAGGTGTACAGAAGTTTCCGAACTAGGAGGCAGCTAGCAGATTGTGCAGTTGTTGCTGAGCAACAATG GTGGAAGCTATTAGATTTTGTGGAACTCAAACGAAGCTCTATATCTTTCTTTGAGATAGAAAAACCAGAATCTGCCGTTTCACGATGGTTTAGGGCGAGAAAAAGAGCTGCTAAG GTCGGAAAAGGCATATCTAAGGATGAAAAGGCTCGAAAGCTTGCTTTGCAACACTGGCTTGAGGCG ATTGATCCTAGGCATCGTTATGGCCATAATCTTCAATTTTATTATGCCAAATGGCTTCACTGTGAAAGTAAACAACCCTTCTTTTATTG GCTTGACATAGGAGAAGGTAAAGAAGTCCATGTTGAAAATTGCCCTCGGTCAAAGCTTCAACATCAATGCATCAAGTATCTTGGGCCA ACTGAAAGGGAGAATTTTGAAGTAGTGATAAGGAGTGAAAAGTTGGTGTACAAGATGAGTGAGATACTTCTTGATACCACAGGAGGACCCGAAGATGTGAAGTGGATTTTTGTTCTCAGTGTTTCTAAGAAATTGTATGTTGGACTGAAAAAAAAGGGCACTTTTCAGCATTCAAGTTTTCTGGCCGGTGGAGCAACATTGTCTGCTGGAAGATTGGTTGTGGAAAACGGTGTCGTGAAG GCGATTTGGCCCCATAGTGGACACTACCTCCCAACAGAAGAGAATTTTCAGGAGTTCATATCATTTCTTCGGGAGCACAACGTTGACCTCACAAATGTGAAG AAAAGCCCTTATGAAGAGGAAGAAACAAATAGCAAAAAGAATAATAGCGTTCGAAGTAATGAGGCAACAGTAGGAGGGTCACAACAACAAACTGAGGCAACAAATAATGAAAGTTCAGGTCAAGAGAACAGTGGTACAAGAAAGGAAGACCCTACAGACACTGCCCCAAATGTTGCTAACAAATTAACGTTGAGATTGTCTCGAGTATTTTTGTCAAAACTAAGTAAACTTCGCATACAGAAAATACATGATGTGATCGGCATGATCAAGACAAAAACGTCATCACCAAGTCGCCGCCTTGAGCGTCAAGCATTATCACCAAGTACAGAAGATGGGTATGAAACAGCAGAAGAAATTTTACCTGAGGAAGAGTTTCTATGCACTAAGATCAATTTGTTTGGTGAAGAGGATGATGAGGAAGATCGTAAACCTATTCCAAAggaaaaaataatgaaaagggtAGACTCTCACAAAGGCTTGAAATCATATCAACTAGCTCAACAATTATCCTCCAAGTGGTCCACAGGGGCTGGGCCACGAATTAGCTGCATGAGGGATTATCCTTCTGAGCTTCAGTTCCGGGTTTTAGAGCAAGCATACTTGACTCCGAGATCAAGAAATGTGAATGCCTCTCCTCGGACAACCTCACGTTTTAGCCCACCAGTTTTGACTTCAACTTCATTATGTAAATAA